From a region of the Streptomyces sp. NBC_01454 genome:
- a CDS encoding PE-PGRS family protein — protein MDAGQVLRGLRAAVFAVVCVLLAALGHVVMSDATIPAWMLCAAGAGTAAGAWCCAGRERGPLLVGLLTVGTQAALHTAFSFGQAVAGPGGGAPRTLGRWADTWLCGAQGTPLPDDDAARLTQLMHRQMAALPGTDHTAAMPGMEHMSRMAGADGMAGMHDGASGMAGMHGSASGMLAAHLLVALLSAAWLWGGERAAFRLVRCVSAWLYAPLVLVWRIVLPDTPPAVRSARPEPRRAVHQLLLAHTRSLRGPPCEPAVG, from the coding sequence ATGGATGCGGGGCAGGTTCTCAGGGGGCTACGCGCCGCGGTGTTCGCGGTCGTGTGTGTGCTGCTCGCCGCGCTGGGCCACGTGGTGATGTCGGATGCCACGATTCCCGCGTGGATGCTGTGCGCGGCCGGGGCGGGTACCGCGGCCGGCGCCTGGTGCTGCGCGGGCCGGGAACGCGGCCCGCTCCTGGTGGGTTTGCTGACCGTCGGCACCCAGGCGGCCCTGCACACCGCGTTCTCGTTCGGCCAGGCGGTCGCCGGCCCCGGAGGCGGCGCACCGCGCACGCTGGGCCGATGGGCGGACACCTGGCTGTGCGGCGCACAGGGAACGCCGCTCCCGGACGACGACGCCGCGCGGCTGACGCAGCTGATGCACCGGCAGATGGCGGCCCTGCCCGGGACGGATCACACCGCTGCCATGCCGGGCATGGAGCACATGAGCCGGATGGCCGGGGCGGACGGCATGGCCGGGATGCACGACGGCGCCTCCGGCATGGCCGGGATGCACGGCAGTGCGTCCGGGATGCTCGCGGCCCATCTGCTGGTCGCGCTGCTCAGCGCCGCGTGGCTGTGGGGCGGCGAGCGGGCGGCGTTCCGGCTCGTACGGTGCGTGTCGGCCTGGCTGTACGCGCCGTTGGTGCTGGTCTGGCGGATCGTGCTGCCCGATACCCCGCCTGCCGTGCGCTCCGCCCGGCCGGAGCCGCGGCGTGCGGTGCACCAGCTGCTGCTGGCCCATACGAGGTCGTTGCGGGGTCCGCCGTGTGAACCGGCTGTCGGCTGA
- the sbnA gene encoding 2,3-diaminopropionate biosynthesis protein SbnA — MLDDLFIRLDQLVPGRSVFLKLEGLNPAGSVKLKTAVALITAAEESGLRFPRTRLIESTSGNLGVALAMVCAAKGYPLTCVTDPNATVRSRRLMAVLGAEVVVIDTRDAHGGFLQSRIDYIGERLRREPDLHWLNQYANPAGPQAHRDRTGRAIVEGIGHLDYAFIGVGTTGTLMGCAEYLRRHSPATRIVAVDAVGSVTFGGPAARRHLPGLGTSRRPEILDTKNIDDIVLISEADSVAMCRTLARERGLLLGGSTGTVLCAVQDSAKKIPEGSVVVAISPDFGDRYLETIYDDAWVAERWPDVVGH; from the coding sequence GTGTTGGATGACCTCTTCATTCGGCTGGATCAACTGGTTCCGGGTAGATCCGTTTTCCTGAAACTGGAAGGTCTCAATCCGGCTGGATCGGTAAAGCTCAAGACGGCTGTCGCGCTGATCACGGCGGCCGAGGAATCCGGGCTCCGTTTTCCGCGGACCCGCCTGATCGAGTCGACGTCGGGAAACCTCGGTGTCGCCCTGGCGATGGTGTGTGCGGCGAAGGGCTATCCGCTGACGTGCGTCACGGACCCCAACGCCACCGTCCGCTCGCGGCGCCTGATGGCCGTCCTCGGTGCCGAGGTCGTGGTCATCGACACCAGGGACGCCCACGGCGGCTTTCTGCAGTCAAGGATCGACTACATCGGCGAACGGCTGCGCCGCGAGCCCGACCTGCACTGGCTGAACCAGTACGCCAACCCGGCCGGGCCGCAGGCGCATCGCGACCGTACGGGCCGCGCCATCGTCGAAGGGATCGGCCACCTCGACTACGCCTTCATCGGCGTCGGCACCACAGGGACGCTGATGGGCTGCGCGGAGTACCTCCGCCGGCACAGCCCCGCCACCCGGATTGTCGCGGTGGACGCCGTCGGCTCGGTGACCTTCGGCGGGCCGGCGGCCCGCCGCCACCTTCCCGGACTGGGCACGAGCCGGCGCCCGGAAATACTCGACACGAAGAACATCGACGACATCGTGCTCATTTCCGAGGCGGATTCCGTCGCGATGTGCCGGACGCTCGCCCGGGAGCGGGGGCTGCTCCTGGGCGGCTCGACCGGAACGGTGCTGTGCGCCGTGCAGGACTCCGCCAAGAAAATCCCGGAGGGGAGTGTGGTGGTGGCGATTTCGCCGGACTTTGGGGACCGCTATCTGGAGACCATCTACGACGACGCATGGGTGGCCGAACGCTGGCCCGACGTAGTCGGCCACTAG
- a CDS encoding TetR/AcrR family transcriptional regulator, giving the protein MAKSPQRGAAGTYRRDAQGTRLRLLDAASELFAERGYERATVRDIAARAGANQALLFRYFGSKKALFGEVMARGGQEQLRSTPAERLFEVALRGMLAGGGDGADRSLEVCLRSIGGSDEIADALRGLGEEYAEVLATLSESETGGLRGDLALSWLLGIGLMRVVVAKEPLASADPDTVCSLVVGALGGLLEGLPKDDDGRSGGEGGGDGAGGGVADGGERGGNPE; this is encoded by the coding sequence ATGGCCAAGTCCCCGCAGCGCGGCGCGGCGGGCACCTACCGCCGGGACGCGCAGGGCACCCGGCTGCGGCTGCTGGACGCCGCGTCGGAGCTGTTCGCCGAGCGCGGCTACGAACGTGCGACGGTGCGCGACATCGCGGCCCGGGCCGGGGCCAACCAGGCCCTGCTGTTCCGGTACTTCGGCTCGAAGAAGGCCCTGTTCGGCGAGGTCATGGCGCGGGGCGGCCAGGAGCAGCTGCGCAGCACGCCCGCCGAGCGACTGTTCGAGGTCGCCCTGCGCGGCATGCTGGCCGGCGGCGGGGACGGCGCCGACCGTTCGCTGGAGGTGTGTCTGCGCTCCATAGGTGGCAGCGACGAGATCGCCGACGCCCTGCGGGGGCTGGGGGAGGAGTACGCGGAGGTCCTCGCCACGCTCTCGGAATCCGAGACCGGGGGGCTGCGCGGCGATCTGGCGCTGTCGTGGCTGCTGGGAATTGGCTTGATGCGGGTGGTGGTCGCCAAGGAGCCGCTGGCGAGCGCCGACCCGGACACGGTGTGCTCGCTCGTCGTGGGGGCCTTGGGGGGACTGCTGGAGGGCCTGCCGAAGGACGACGACGGCCGGAGTGGCGGGGAAGGCGGGGGAGACGGAGCGGGTGGGGGAGTCGCGGACGGCGGGGAAAGGGGCGGGAATCCGGAGTGA
- a CDS encoding ferredoxin, with translation MTWNVEIDPRQCIASGSCAAIAPDLFVLDGSHARPRHERIEEDARALDAAEVCPALAITVREGTEVIGPRP, from the coding sequence ATGACCTGGAACGTGGAGATCGACCCCCGGCAGTGCATCGCCTCGGGCTCCTGCGCCGCCATCGCCCCGGACCTCTTCGTGCTCGACGGCAGCCATGCCCGTCCGCGGCACGAGCGGATCGAGGAGGACGCGCGCGCCCTGGATGCCGCCGAGGTGTGCCCGGCGCTCGCCATCACCGTGCGCGAGGGCACGGAGGTCATCGGGCCGCGGCCCTAG
- a CDS encoding cytochrome P450, protein MTTIDTAPLSYPFNIPESLALAEEYEQARNHPGLLKVQMTYGEPAWLVTRYAEARFVLGDQRFSRALGALHDEPRQSEGRRDSGILGMDPPDHTRLRALVAKAFTVRQVEKLRPQVRQLTQDLLDELEAAGPPADLVDRYALPIPVAVICRMLGVPAEDRPRFRVWSDAALSTSSLTAAEFDANLEELRAYMGQLIDEHRRSPQDDLMTALIDARDVGDRLSELELVDLCVGILVAGHETTATQIPNFVLALLDHPGQLARLREQPQLIGNAVEELLRFVPLGSGAGQPRYATEDVEVGGTLVRAGTPVLIAMGAANRDALRFEAPGTLDISRAATQHLGFGHGVHHCLGAPLARLELQEALGALVTRFPGLRLAGDVEWKSEMLVRGPRVMPVGW, encoded by the coding sequence ATGACCACGATCGATACAGCACCCCTTTCCTACCCGTTCAATATCCCCGAGAGCCTCGCTCTTGCCGAGGAGTACGAGCAGGCCCGCAACCACCCCGGGCTGCTGAAGGTGCAGATGACCTACGGGGAGCCGGCCTGGCTGGTGACCCGGTACGCCGAGGCCCGGTTCGTCCTCGGCGACCAGCGCTTCAGCCGCGCCCTGGGAGCCCTGCACGACGAGCCCCGGCAGTCCGAAGGGCGCCGTGACAGCGGCATCCTGGGGATGGACCCGCCCGACCACACCCGGCTGCGGGCGCTGGTGGCCAAGGCCTTCACCGTGCGCCAGGTCGAGAAACTCCGCCCGCAGGTACGGCAGTTGACCCAGGACCTGCTCGACGAGCTGGAGGCGGCCGGACCGCCCGCCGACCTGGTGGACCGCTATGCGCTGCCCATCCCCGTCGCCGTGATCTGCCGGATGCTGGGTGTGCCGGCCGAGGACCGGCCGCGCTTCCGGGTGTGGAGCGATGCCGCGCTGTCGACAAGCTCCCTGACGGCGGCGGAGTTCGACGCCAATCTCGAAGAACTCCGCGCCTATATGGGGCAGTTGATCGACGAACACCGGCGGTCCCCGCAGGACGATCTGATGACGGCGCTGATCGACGCCCGGGATGTCGGCGACCGGCTGTCCGAGCTCGAACTCGTCGACCTGTGCGTCGGGATCCTGGTCGCCGGGCACGAGACCACCGCCACCCAGATCCCCAACTTCGTCCTGGCGCTGCTGGATCACCCGGGGCAGCTCGCCCGGCTGCGCGAGCAGCCGCAGCTGATCGGCAACGCCGTGGAGGAGCTGCTGCGCTTCGTCCCGCTGGGCAGTGGCGCGGGCCAGCCCCGCTACGCGACGGAGGATGTCGAGGTCGGCGGGACACTGGTGCGGGCCGGCACCCCGGTCCTGATCGCGATGGGCGCGGCCAACCGGGACGCGCTGCGCTTCGAGGCGCCCGGGACGCTGGACATCTCCCGGGCCGCGACCCAGCATCTCGGCTTCGGTCATGGCGTCCATCACTGCCTGGGGGCGCCGCTGGCCCGGCTGGAGCTCCAGGAAGCGCTCGGCGCACTGGTCACCCGGTTCCCGGGGCTGCGGCTGGCCGGCGATGTGGAGTGGAAGAGCGAGATGCTGGTGCGCGGGCCCCGGGTGATGCCGGTGGGGTGGTGA